Proteins encoded in a region of the Halosimplex halophilum genome:
- a CDS encoding C-terminal binding protein: MEVVASDDPMIDAELLAEGLGDDVTVTVAETDSEEAVREAASEAEALVANVSTPVTADVLDACPDLRIVARAGVGIDTVDVGAAAERGVVVTNVPEYCTEEVATHTVALALAALRSLGRYDRDVKSGGWDWRAGGEIHRLSGLTLGFVSYGPIARRVRELAEGFDADFVAYDPYVDAAEMAADGVEKVDFEELLDRTELLSVNAPLTGETRGLVDGAAFERLADHAVVVNTGRGGVVDEAALADALERGEVAAAGLDVFAEEPPEGSPLFERDDAVLTPHAAWYSEEARADLHGTVAANVRAALAGERPPDRIDPDLDWV; this comes from the coding sequence ATGGAAGTCGTCGCGAGCGACGACCCGATGATCGACGCGGAACTGCTGGCCGAGGGACTCGGCGACGACGTGACCGTCACCGTCGCCGAGACGGACTCCGAGGAGGCAGTCCGCGAGGCCGCGAGCGAGGCCGAGGCGCTCGTCGCGAACGTGTCGACGCCGGTGACCGCCGACGTGCTGGACGCGTGCCCGGACCTGCGGATCGTCGCGCGGGCGGGCGTCGGTATCGACACGGTCGACGTGGGCGCCGCCGCCGAGCGCGGCGTGGTCGTGACGAACGTCCCGGAGTACTGCACCGAGGAGGTGGCGACCCACACCGTGGCGCTCGCGCTGGCCGCGCTCCGGTCGCTGGGCCGGTACGACCGCGACGTGAAGTCCGGCGGGTGGGACTGGCGGGCCGGCGGCGAGATCCACCGCCTGTCGGGGCTCACGCTCGGGTTCGTCTCCTACGGCCCCATCGCCCGCCGCGTCCGCGAGCTGGCCGAGGGGTTCGACGCCGACTTCGTCGCCTACGACCCGTACGTCGACGCCGCGGAGATGGCCGCCGACGGCGTCGAGAAGGTCGACTTCGAGGAACTGCTCGACCGGACCGAGCTCCTCTCGGTGAACGCGCCGTTGACCGGGGAGACCCGCGGTCTGGTCGACGGGGCGGCCTTCGAGCGGCTGGCCGACCACGCGGTCGTGGTCAACACCGGGCGCGGCGGCGTCGTCGACGAGGCCGCACTCGCCGACGCGCTCGAACGCGGGGAGGTCGCGGCCGCCGGGCTGGACGTGTTCGCCGAGGAGCCGCCCGAGGGCTCGCCGCTGTTCGAGCGCGACGACGCGGTCCTGACGCCACACGCCGCGTGGTACTCCGAGGAGGCCCGCGCGGACCTCCACGGGACCGTCGCGGCCAACGTCCGGGCGGCGCTGGCCGGCGAGCGGCCGCCCGACCGGATCGACCCCGACCTCGACTGGGTGTGA
- a CDS encoding PAS domain S-box protein, with amino-acid sequence MGATVLAVCPVRERPWVDGLEAEGWEVECAGSTRAALSVLGQTDVRCVVVGGGDGSDSGDGGVNPLDVLAGVREFGYDQPVLLTSAEPDGELAAGATRLGVTEYVPRSAVEESLADRVRANTHGETDASTDRAGDSDPGDDGAGDTTGDGPLKTVPSRSDARAGGGGESGASTAAVEAAAALDAVDDGLYVLDLRGNFAVVNESLARMTGRDADALVGEHVSAITTEAAAERVFPAVRRVVRGETTAETVETTVVPADGEPFPAEDHLTAVEDGGEVVGVAGVLRDVTDKRERTRELERYESIIEAVDDGVYALDDEGRFEVVNDALVELTGYDRAELLGEHTSIVKDEQTVQRAENKLRDLIHGNAVETTFELDLVPESGEPVDAEDHMVMLTDEDGEFAGTAGVIRDITDRKERERQLRAAREQFAELLDTARALLGAHSPERVGEIVVDAVAHTLGFDMNVVRRYDAERDLLVPLAASDSDAVSVADRPDYAVGAGGPGRTFEAGEIRHAPRDLAIRPDEMPGDAVETLYVPLGDQGVVSIGATEPGAFDGRARDLAEILASNAAVAFDRVAYEAELARYRTVIENVQDMVYVADEDGRFSLVTDPLATWLGVDRADLVGRPVGAALADPGALDEAVDAVGDDGIDSRVLEADFQRTDGVSLPAEVEVSSLPADEAAGTVGVVRDRTELVETRERLETQRDRFTYLFDNLPDAVVEATHVDGEPVVTAVNDAFTDVFGYDAAAITGEPLNDFVLPDDDYENGRALDRQAADGETVQSEVRRRTADGYRDFLFRGIPYDTGDGTVNSFGIYTDITEQKERERRLQVLNRVLRHNLRNDLNVVLGYAEMIAARVDDDTVDEWAETLIETASEVASLGDRARSLDRTMREGSLRDHEVDLGSVVDAAVSEYRREYPDARIETDVDDRRVVGDGRIELALTELLENSVEYGGEGVHVRVTTERAAGRIDLRVDDDGPGIPDYERTVVDESSEITQLEHGSGLGLWIVRWVADSCGGRLRFEESDLGGTAVVLSLTPADADDD; translated from the coding sequence ATGGGAGCGACGGTGCTGGCTGTCTGTCCGGTGCGCGAACGGCCGTGGGTGGACGGGCTCGAAGCCGAGGGCTGGGAGGTGGAGTGCGCCGGCTCGACGCGGGCCGCGCTGTCGGTGCTGGGGCAGACCGACGTGCGCTGTGTCGTCGTCGGCGGGGGCGATGGTAGCGACAGCGGTGACGGGGGTGTCAACCCGCTCGACGTACTCGCCGGCGTCCGGGAGTTCGGCTACGACCAGCCCGTCCTGCTGACCTCCGCGGAGCCCGACGGCGAGCTCGCGGCGGGCGCGACCCGGCTCGGCGTCACCGAGTACGTCCCGCGGTCGGCTGTCGAGGAGTCGCTCGCCGACCGCGTCAGGGCCAACACTCACGGCGAGACCGACGCGTCGACCGACCGGGCGGGCGACAGCGACCCGGGCGACGACGGCGCGGGCGACACCACGGGGGACGGTCCCCTGAAGACCGTCCCCTCGAGGAGCGACGCGAGAGCGGGCGGCGGCGGGGAGAGCGGCGCCTCGACGGCGGCCGTCGAGGCGGCGGCGGCGCTCGACGCCGTCGACGACGGGCTGTACGTGCTCGACCTGCGGGGCAACTTCGCCGTCGTCAACGAGTCGCTCGCGCGGATGACGGGCCGCGACGCCGACGCGCTCGTGGGCGAGCACGTCTCGGCGATCACGACCGAGGCGGCCGCCGAGCGCGTCTTCCCGGCGGTCCGGCGGGTCGTTCGCGGGGAGACGACCGCCGAGACCGTCGAGACGACCGTCGTGCCCGCCGACGGCGAGCCGTTCCCCGCCGAGGACCACCTGACGGCCGTCGAGGACGGCGGCGAGGTGGTCGGCGTCGCGGGCGTGCTCCGGGACGTGACCGACAAGCGCGAGCGGACCCGCGAGCTCGAACGCTACGAGTCGATCATCGAGGCGGTCGACGACGGCGTCTACGCGCTCGACGATGAAGGCCGCTTCGAGGTGGTCAACGACGCGCTGGTCGAGCTGACCGGCTACGACCGGGCGGAGTTGCTCGGCGAGCACACCTCGATCGTCAAAGACGAGCAGACCGTCCAGCGGGCGGAGAACAAGCTCCGGGACCTGATCCACGGCAACGCCGTCGAGACGACCTTCGAGCTGGACCTGGTCCCGGAGTCGGGCGAACCGGTCGACGCCGAGGACCACATGGTGATGCTGACCGACGAGGACGGGGAGTTCGCGGGGACGGCGGGCGTCATCCGGGACATCACCGACCGGAAGGAGCGGGAGCGACAGCTCCGGGCGGCCCGCGAGCAGTTCGCCGAGCTGCTCGACACCGCGCGGGCGCTGCTGGGCGCCCACAGCCCCGAGCGGGTCGGCGAGATCGTCGTCGACGCCGTCGCGCACACGCTCGGGTTCGACATGAACGTCGTCCGCAGATACGACGCCGAGCGCGACCTGCTCGTCCCGCTGGCGGCCTCCGACAGCGACGCGGTGTCGGTCGCCGACCGCCCGGACTACGCCGTCGGGGCGGGCGGGCCCGGGCGCACCTTCGAGGCCGGCGAGATCCGCCACGCGCCGAGGGACCTGGCGATCCGGCCGGACGAGATGCCCGGCGACGCCGTCGAGACGCTGTACGTCCCGCTGGGCGACCAGGGAGTCGTGAGCATCGGCGCGACGGAACCGGGCGCGTTCGACGGTCGGGCGCGCGATCTGGCGGAGATCCTCGCCTCGAACGCGGCGGTCGCGTTCGACCGCGTCGCCTACGAGGCGGAGCTCGCCCGCTACCGGACGGTCATTGAGAACGTCCAGGACATGGTGTACGTCGCCGACGAGGACGGGCGGTTCTCGCTGGTGACCGACCCGCTGGCGACGTGGCTCGGCGTCGACCGCGCGGACCTGGTCGGGCGGCCGGTCGGCGCGGCCCTGGCCGACCCGGGCGCGCTCGACGAGGCCGTCGACGCCGTCGGCGACGACGGGATCGACAGCCGCGTGCTGGAGGCCGACTTCCAGCGGACGGACGGCGTGTCGCTCCCGGCGGAGGTCGAGGTGTCGTCGCTCCCCGCCGACGAGGCCGCCGGCACCGTCGGCGTGGTCCGCGACCGGACGGAGCTGGTCGAGACGCGCGAGCGGCTGGAGACCCAGCGCGACCGGTTCACCTACCTCTTCGACAACCTCCCGGACGCCGTCGTCGAGGCCACCCACGTCGACGGCGAGCCGGTCGTCACCGCCGTCAACGACGCCTTCACCGACGTGTTCGGCTACGACGCCGCGGCGATCACCGGCGAGCCGCTCAACGACTTCGTCCTCCCGGACGACGACTACGAGAACGGCCGCGCGCTCGACCGGCAGGCCGCCGACGGCGAGACCGTCCAGAGCGAGGTCCGCCGCCGGACCGCCGACGGCTACCGCGACTTCCTCTTCCGGGGGATCCCCTACGACACCGGCGACGGGACGGTCAACAGCTTCGGCATCTACACCGACATCACCGAGCAGAAGGAACGGGAACGCAGGCTCCAGGTCCTCAACCGCGTCCTCCGGCACAACCTGCGCAACGACCTCAACGTCGTTCTGGGCTACGCGGAGATGATCGCCGCCCGCGTCGACGACGACACGGTCGACGAGTGGGCCGAGACGCTCATCGAGACGGCCTCGGAGGTGGCGTCGCTCGGCGACCGCGCCCGTTCGCTCGACCGCACGATGCGCGAGGGGTCGCTGCGCGACCACGAGGTCGACCTCGGGTCGGTCGTCGACGCCGCCGTCTCGGAGTACCGCCGCGAGTACCCCGACGCACGCATCGAGACCGACGTGGACGACCGCCGGGTCGTCGGCGACGGCCGGATCGAGCTCGCGCTGACCGAGTTGCTCGAGAACAGCGTCGAGTACGGCGGCGAGGGCGTCCACGTCCGCGTCACGACCGAGCGCGCGGCGGGGCGCATCGACCTGCGCGTCGACGACGACGGCCCCGGGATCCCCGACTACGAGCGGACCGTCGTCGACGAGTCCTCGGAGATCACCCAGCTCGAACACGGCAGCGGGCTCGGGCTCTGGATCGTCCGCTGGGTCGCCGACTCCTGCGGCGGCCGCCTGCGCTTCGAGGAGAGCGACCTCGGCGGGACCGCCGTCGTCCTCTCGCTGACGCCCGCCGACGCGGACGACGACTGA
- a CDS encoding TetR/AcrR family transcriptional regulator, whose product MTGTTDSAAADGSTPEAIMGATYRALCEHGYADLTMQDIADQSDKSKASLHYHYDTKEELLLAFLDHLYDAFTDDVGETDGDDAVARLVTFVDELLCPAERADEPRGGSAPDDADDTDDGTDEFEEFQTALLEIKAQGPYVESYREQLERVDAFVRGRVRDIVADGIEQGTVRADVDPDDTAAFVATLVDGVNTRRVALGETDGSVRDTFLAYVRENLVAPGADVAVDLGGDDTDGASAGDTDGDTRAAATGGDD is encoded by the coding sequence ATGACCGGCACGACGGACAGCGCCGCGGCGGACGGCTCCACGCCGGAGGCCATCATGGGGGCCACCTACCGCGCGCTGTGCGAACACGGCTACGCGGACCTGACGATGCAGGACATCGCCGACCAGTCGGACAAGAGCAAGGCGTCGCTGCACTACCACTACGACACCAAGGAGGAGCTGCTGCTCGCCTTCCTCGACCACCTCTACGACGCGTTCACCGACGATGTCGGGGAGACCGACGGCGACGACGCCGTCGCGCGGCTCGTGACGTTCGTCGACGAGCTGCTCTGCCCGGCCGAGCGAGCGGACGAGCCCCGGGGCGGATCGGCCCCCGACGACGCCGACGACACGGACGACGGAACCGACGAGTTCGAGGAGTTCCAGACGGCGCTGCTGGAGATCAAGGCTCAGGGACCCTACGTCGAGTCCTACCGCGAGCAACTGGAGCGGGTCGACGCGTTCGTCCGCGGGCGCGTCCGGGATATCGTCGCCGACGGGATCGAGCAAGGGACGGTCCGCGCGGACGTGGACCCCGACGACACCGCCGCCTTCGTCGCGACGCTCGTCGACGGCGTGAACACGCGCCGGGTCGCCCTCGGCGAGACCGACGGGAGCGTCCGCGACACCTTCCTCGCGTACGTCCGCGAGAACCTCGTCGCCCCCGGTGCCGACGTGGCGGTCGACCTCGGCGGCGACGACACCGACGGTGCATCGGCGGGCGACACGGACGGCGACACTCGGGCGGCCGCCACGGGAGGCGACGACTGA
- a CDS encoding Hsp20/alpha crystallin family protein: MTHHPDHEVELFRDEGAYEVYVDLPGYDRADVDLRWHDGRLHVTAEHRTDEGETRVFNRHVSVPRRIDADDITATYRDGVLNVRLPVSEDDARPGTRIEVEE; encoded by the coding sequence GTGACACACCACCCGGACCACGAGGTCGAACTGTTCAGGGACGAGGGCGCCTACGAGGTGTACGTCGACCTGCCGGGGTACGACCGCGCCGACGTCGACCTGCGCTGGCACGACGGGCGGCTCCACGTCACCGCCGAGCACCGGACCGACGAGGGCGAGACGCGCGTGTTCAACCGCCACGTCTCGGTCCCGCGGCGGATCGACGCCGACGATATCACGGCCACCTACCGCGACGGCGTGCTGAACGTACGTCTTCCCGTCTCCGAGGACGACGCCCGGCCCGGGACGCGGATCGAGGTCGAGGAGTAG
- a CDS encoding MATE family efflux transporter produces the protein MADSPLDRLVAGVRRRVNMVFKDREEFDLTSGDIPRPLFYLSLPIVVTNLLQTAYNLVDTIWLGQYSETALAAIGMAFPLVFFLISLGLGISIAGSILVAQNIGAGDEDQAEFAASQTVTFAIVASLLLGAFGYLNVGRLLALIGGPANVVAGATGYLQIISLGMVFMFAFFVFMSLMRGYGDTITPMLVMFVTVVVNMVLDPFLIFGWWVFPELGIEGAAYATIFSRALATVIGMAIMFRGNRGVQIHLSEMWPDLGYLRKILRVGVPASIENTGNSIAVVLMLTIVTPFGETVIAAYTVGVRMFSVIFLPAIAVGRGVETMAGQNIGAGEQERAGRATNFAAKAMFGTLAAVGVLTWLGAPNIVAIFSDDPEVVEIGRLFLRYVAPTFGFTGIFHSYKGGFRGAGKTLTAAAISITMLGLVRLPVAYFASGEMGYEGIWLAFAVSNVAGAAIAFAWYSRGTWRDASLTDTAPGVGPSPDPEAEPATDD, from the coding sequence ATGGCCGACTCGCCGCTCGACCGCCTCGTCGCGGGCGTCCGCAGGCGGGTGAACATGGTGTTCAAGGACCGCGAGGAGTTCGACCTCACCTCCGGCGACATCCCCCGGCCACTCTTTTACCTCTCCCTGCCCATCGTCGTCACGAACCTGCTGCAGACGGCGTACAACCTGGTCGACACCATCTGGCTCGGCCAGTACAGCGAGACGGCGCTGGCCGCCATCGGGATGGCGTTCCCGCTCGTCTTCTTCCTCATCTCGCTGGGGCTCGGGATATCGATCGCCGGGAGCATCCTCGTCGCGCAGAACATCGGCGCCGGCGACGAGGACCAGGCGGAGTTCGCCGCCTCCCAGACGGTGACCTTCGCCATCGTCGCGTCGCTGCTTTTGGGCGCGTTCGGCTACCTCAACGTCGGGCGGCTGCTGGCCCTGATCGGCGGGCCCGCCAACGTCGTCGCCGGCGCGACCGGCTACCTGCAGATCATCTCGCTCGGGATGGTGTTCATGTTCGCGTTCTTCGTGTTCATGTCGCTGATGCGCGGCTACGGCGACACGATCACCCCGATGCTGGTCATGTTCGTCACCGTCGTCGTCAACATGGTGCTGGACCCGTTCCTCATCTTCGGCTGGTGGGTCTTCCCCGAGCTCGGCATCGAGGGCGCCGCCTACGCCACCATCTTCTCGCGGGCGCTTGCGACGGTCATCGGCATGGCGATCATGTTCCGGGGCAACCGCGGCGTCCAGATCCACCTCTCGGAGATGTGGCCCGACCTCGGGTACCTGCGGAAGATCCTCCGGGTCGGCGTCCCCGCCTCCATCGAGAACACCGGCAACTCCATCGCCGTCGTGCTCATGCTGACCATCGTCACCCCCTTCGGCGAGACGGTCATCGCCGCCTACACCGTCGGCGTCCGGATGTTCTCGGTCATCTTCCTGCCCGCCATCGCCGTCGGCCGCGGCGTCGAGACGATGGCCGGCCAGAACATCGGCGCCGGCGAGCAGGAGCGGGCCGGCCGCGCGACCAACTTCGCCGCCAAGGCCATGTTCGGCACCCTCGCGGCCGTCGGCGTGCTGACGTGGCTCGGCGCCCCCAACATCGTCGCCATCTTCTCGGACGACCCCGAAGTCGTCGAGATCGGCCGCCTGTTCCTCAGGTACGTCGCTCCGACGTTCGGATTCACCGGTATCTTCCACTCGTACAAGGGCGGGTTCCGCGGCGCCGGCAAGACGCTGACCGCCGCCGCCATCTCGATCACGATGCTCGGGCTCGTGCGCCTCCCGGTCGCCTACTTCGCCTCCGGCGAGATGGGCTACGAGGGCATCTGGCTCGCGTTCGCCGTCTCGAACGTCGCCGGCGCCGCCATCGCCTTCGCGTGGTACTCTCGGGGTACCTGGCGCGACGCCTCGCTCACCGACACCGCCCCCGGCGTCGGCCCCTCGCCCGACCCCGAGGCCGAACCCGCCACCGACGACTGA
- the gcvPB gene encoding aminomethyl-transferring glycine dehydrogenase subunit GcvPB: MSEEDHAPEAGTLYDQARWTDDGEYEPLLAEKGTSEVEIGDDSPLPDELTRDSLELPDLAEPELARHYTRLSGMNYGVDSGPFPLGSCTMKYNPKFTERAAADPNAAVHPDRSAESVQGTLELRATLQDYLGRIGGMDAVTLQPPAGAAGEFTGIRIAAAYHEENGEDRTEVVIPDSAHGTNFATAAMAGFDVVELPSGEDGRVDIDALEAAVGDDTAALMLTNPNTLGLFERDIEEVADIVHDAGGLLYYDGANLNALLGRARPGDMGFDVMHYNVHKTFATPHGGGGPGAGPVGVTGELAEFLPTPHVREQADGSGYERYEPEQSIGKVHGFAGNWLVLVRAFAYIARLGDEGLADASARAVLNANYLASQIDYEVPYGPFHHEFVASAGEQDAADAAKRMLDYGVHPPTTKWPEIVDEALMTEPTEAETRESLDDLAAAFDAVAGEDDATLEAAPERTAARRIDQVRAAREPRLSWQALDD, encoded by the coding sequence ATGAGCGAGGAGGACCACGCCCCCGAGGCGGGGACGCTGTACGACCAGGCGCGCTGGACCGACGACGGCGAGTACGAGCCGCTGCTGGCCGAGAAGGGCACCTCCGAGGTCGAGATCGGCGACGACTCGCCGCTGCCCGACGAGCTGACGCGCGACTCGCTGGAACTGCCGGACCTCGCCGAGCCCGAGCTGGCGCGCCACTACACCCGCCTCTCGGGGATGAACTACGGGGTCGACAGCGGGCCGTTCCCGCTCGGGTCCTGTACGATGAAGTACAACCCCAAGTTCACCGAGCGGGCGGCTGCGGACCCGAACGCCGCCGTCCACCCGGACCGCTCCGCCGAGAGCGTCCAGGGGACCCTGGAGCTGCGGGCGACACTGCAGGACTACCTCGGACGCATCGGCGGGATGGACGCGGTGACGCTCCAGCCGCCGGCGGGCGCGGCCGGCGAGTTCACCGGCATCCGGATCGCCGCCGCCTACCACGAGGAAAACGGCGAGGACAGGACCGAGGTCGTCATCCCGGACAGCGCCCACGGGACGAACTTCGCGACGGCGGCGATGGCGGGGTTCGACGTGGTCGAACTCCCCAGCGGCGAGGACGGCCGCGTCGACATCGACGCCCTGGAAGCCGCCGTGGGCGACGACACCGCGGCGCTGATGCTCACCAACCCCAACACCCTCGGGCTCTTCGAGCGCGACATCGAGGAGGTCGCCGATATCGTCCACGACGCGGGCGGGCTGCTGTACTACGACGGCGCGAACCTCAACGCCCTGCTCGGTCGCGCCCGGCCCGGCGACATGGGGTTCGACGTGATGCACTACAACGTCCACAAGACGTTCGCGACGCCCCACGGCGGCGGCGGCCCGGGCGCCGGCCCCGTCGGCGTGACCGGGGAGCTGGCCGAGTTCCTGCCGACGCCGCACGTGCGCGAACAGGCCGACGGGAGCGGCTACGAGCGCTACGAACCGGAGCAGTCGATCGGCAAGGTCCACGGGTTCGCCGGCAACTGGCTCGTCCTGGTGCGCGCGTTCGCTTACATCGCGCGGCTGGGCGACGAGGGACTGGCCGACGCCAGCGCGCGGGCGGTGCTGAACGCCAACTACCTCGCGAGTCAGATCGACTACGAGGTGCCCTACGGCCCCTTCCACCACGAGTTCGTCGCGAGCGCGGGCGAGCAGGACGCGGCCGACGCGGCCAAGCGGATGCTCGACTACGGCGTCCACCCGCCGACGACCAAGTGGCCCGAGATCGTCGACGAGGCGCTGATGACCGAGCCGACCGAGGCCGAGACCAGGGAGTCGCTCGACGACCTCGCCGCGGCGTTCGATGCCGTCGCCGGCGAGGACGACGCGACCCTGGAGGCGGCGCCCGAGCGGACCGCGGCCCGGCGGATCGACCAGGTGCGGGCCGCACGCGAACCGCGGCTGTCCTGGCAGGCGCTGGACGACTGA
- the gcvPA gene encoding aminomethyl-transferring glycine dehydrogenase subunit GcvPA encodes MTRETRGSPYAPGDAADTEAMLDAVGADDMEALFDIPEPVRSDGEFGIDARSERDAARLVERTLGRNDDLTEFMGRGHYDHYVPALVDDLASRQEFLTSYTQYQPEVAQGFLQALFEYQSMLVELTGLDVANCSMYDAATALGEAATLSQRVRPVSGDRILVPDHLREGKREVLEAYADGPGLSVEAYPTDEGTVDTEGLADALDDDAAMVYAENPTICGAIEPELDAVGELADEHDALFVLGSDPVALALLERPADVGADVVVGEASALGAGTAYGMGAGLFATREAFLRQVPGRLVGVGEDATDRRAFTLTLQTREQHIRKERATSNICTNQALLALRTAIHAATLGPDGLVTLAEDCVTLARDLAARLDEVPGVRAPVNDRHHFREFQAHTDQPAAAVASDLESEGFAVHVVGEHRVQVCVTDANEPAVDRFVDAVAEVA; translated from the coding sequence ATGACACGAGAGACGCGCGGGAGCCCGTACGCGCCGGGCGACGCGGCCGACACCGAGGCGATGCTGGACGCGGTCGGCGCCGACGATATGGAGGCGCTGTTCGACATCCCCGAGCCGGTCCGCTCCGACGGCGAGTTCGGCATCGACGCGCGGAGCGAGCGCGACGCCGCCCGCCTGGTCGAGCGGACGCTGGGGCGCAACGACGACCTGACCGAGTTCATGGGACGCGGTCACTACGACCACTACGTCCCGGCGCTGGTCGACGACCTGGCGAGCCGCCAGGAGTTTCTCACCTCCTACACCCAGTACCAGCCCGAGGTCGCCCAGGGCTTCCTCCAGGCCCTCTTCGAGTACCAGTCGATGCTGGTCGAATTGACGGGGCTGGACGTGGCGAACTGCTCGATGTACGACGCCGCGACGGCGCTGGGCGAGGCCGCGACGCTCTCCCAGCGGGTGCGGCCGGTCTCGGGCGACAGGATCCTGGTGCCCGACCATCTCAGGGAGGGCAAACGCGAGGTGCTGGAAGCCTACGCCGACGGTCCCGGCCTCTCCGTCGAGGCGTATCCGACCGACGAGGGAACCGTCGACACCGAGGGACTGGCCGACGCGCTCGACGACGACGCGGCGATGGTCTACGCCGAGAACCCGACTATCTGCGGTGCCATCGAGCCCGAACTGGACGCGGTGGGCGAACTGGCCGACGAGCACGACGCGCTGTTCGTCCTCGGGTCGGACCCGGTCGCGCTGGCGCTGCTGGAGCGGCCCGCCGATGTCGGTGCCGACGTGGTCGTCGGCGAGGCGAGCGCGCTCGGCGCCGGCACCGCCTACGGGATGGGCGCCGGTCTGTTCGCCACCCGCGAGGCGTTCCTCCGGCAGGTCCCCGGCCGGCTCGTCGGGGTTGGCGAGGACGCCACCGACCGGCGGGCGTTCACCCTCACTCTGCAGACCCGCGAACAGCACATCCGGAAGGAGCGGGCGACGAGCAACATCTGCACGAACCAGGCGCTGCTGGCGCTGCGGACGGCGATCCACGCCGCGACGCTCGGGCCGGACGGTCTCGTGACCCTCGCGGAGGACTGCGTGACCCTCGCCCGCGACCTCGCCGCCCGGCTGGACGAGGTGCCGGGCGTCCGCGCGCCGGTCAACGACCGCCATCACTTCCGGGAGTTCCAGGCCCACACCGACCAGCCCGCCGCCGCGGTGGCGAGCGACCTCGAATCGGAGGGGTTCGCCGTCCACGTCGTCGGCGAACACCGGGTCCAGGTCTGCGTGACCGACGCGAACGAGCCCGCCGTCGACCGGTTCGTCGACGCCGTCGCGGAGGTGGCCTGA
- a CDS encoding AGE family epimerase/isomerase — MTRDPDALAEAYLPRLRENLRETVIDFWYPRAVDTEHGGFLTSYDAEGEFAGNDRKMVVTQARMLWFSARLYRAGYGDELLDAADRGFDFLTEEMRDDDHGGYYWEVERDGDVVKPNKHMYGQSFVLYGLSEYYRASDDEAAREAAVDLFERFEAEAYDEDHGGYVEYFEPDWTPITEGGTYLDNIEPDWSPKEDVDADLDPTTKLMNTHLHLMEAFTTFYEATGHDVAGKRLSELLTINTNTVVRKKLGACTDKYAPDWQPLLDDEDYRVVSYGHDVENVWLTMDAATALDQPLSYYRDLYETLWDYSLEYGYDDDHGGFYFYGPFEEPATSRIKAWWVQAEALTSALRMYELTGDDRYADVFAETYDFVDEYHVDREVGEWHSGVTEDLEPVGRKGAMYKGAYHNGRALLECIEALERLQDA, encoded by the coding sequence ATGACACGGGACCCCGACGCACTCGCCGAGGCGTACCTGCCCCGACTCCGGGAGAACCTCCGGGAGACGGTGATCGACTTCTGGTACCCCCGCGCGGTCGACACCGAACACGGCGGCTTCCTCACCAGCTACGACGCCGAGGGGGAGTTCGCCGGCAACGACCGCAAGATGGTCGTCACCCAGGCGCGGATGCTCTGGTTCTCCGCCCGGCTCTACCGGGCGGGCTACGGCGACGAACTGCTCGACGCCGCCGACCGCGGGTTCGACTTCCTCACCGAGGAGATGCGCGACGACGACCACGGCGGCTACTACTGGGAGGTCGAACGGGACGGCGACGTGGTGAAGCCGAACAAGCACATGTACGGCCAGTCGTTCGTCCTCTACGGCCTCTCGGAGTACTATCGGGCCAGCGACGACGAGGCCGCCCGCGAGGCCGCCGTCGACCTGTTCGAGCGGTTCGAGGCCGAGGCCTACGACGAGGACCACGGCGGCTACGTCGAGTACTTCGAGCCCGACTGGACGCCCATCACCGAGGGCGGCACCTACCTCGACAACATCGAACCGGACTGGTCGCCCAAGGAGGACGTGGACGCCGACCTCGACCCGACGACGAAACTGATGAACACCCACCTCCACCTCATGGAGGCGTTCACGACGTTCTACGAGGCCACCGGCCACGACGTGGCCGGAAAACGGCTCTCTGAGCTGCTGACGATCAACACCAACACCGTCGTCCGCAAGAAGCTGGGCGCCTGCACCGACAAGTACGCGCCCGACTGGCAGCCCCTGCTCGACGACGAGGACTACCGGGTCGTCTCCTACGGCCACGACGTGGAGAACGTCTGGCTGACGATGGACGCCGCGACGGCGCTGGACCAGCCCCTCTCCTACTACCGCGACCTGTACGAGACGCTGTGGGACTACTCGCTGGAGTACGGCTATGACGACGACCACGGCGGCTTCTACTTCTACGGCCCCTTCGAGGAGCCCGCGACGAGCCGGATCAAGGCGTGGTGGGTCCAGGCGGAGGCGCTGACCAGCGCGCTCCGGATGTACGAACTCACCGGCGACGACCGCTACGCCGACGTGTTCGCCGAGACCTACGACTTCGTCGACGAGTACCACGTCGACAGGGAAGTCGGCGAGTGGCACTCCGGCGTGACCGAGGACCTGGAGCCCGTCGGCCGCAAAGGCGCGATGTACAAGGGCGCCTACCACAACGGCCGCGCCCTGCTGGAGTGCATCGAGGCGCTGGAACGGCTGCAGGACGCGTAG